TGGTGGCGGACCTGGTCTTCGCGGCCTCCCTTCGCCGGGTCAGCGTGGTGCGCGCGGAGCCGGAAAACGTGACGCTTAACAGGTCGATGAACGCCGTCCTCACGGTCCGAAACAGCGGCAGCCGCGCGCTCCGGGGATCGCTGCGGGATGGCTGGCAACCGTCCGCCGGGGCACAGAACCCGGTCCAGGACATCGACGTACCGGCCGGGGAAGGCAGGCGCTACGATGTCCGGCTGCTGCCGGTCCGAAGGGGTGACCTGGCAGCGCCGCACGTGACGCTTCGCTCGTTCGGGCCCCTGCGCCTGGCCGCCCGCCAGCGCACCATCGAATGCCCCGGCTCAGTGCGGGTATTGCCGCCCTTCCATTCGAGGCGGCACCTGCCCTCGAAACTGCTGAAACTGCGCGAACTCGACGGGAAGGCCGCCGTCCAGATCCGCGGCGCCGGCACCGAGTTCGACTCCCTGCGCGACTACGTCCGCGGCGATGACGTACGCTCCATCGACTGGCGCGCCACGGCGAGGCGCTCCGCAGTGGTGGTCCGGACGTGGCGCCCGGAACGGGACCGGCGGGTGGTGATGGTCCTCGACACGTCCCGCACGTCCGCGGCCAGGATTGGTGACGAAACGCGCCTCGACACCGGGATCGAGGCGGCACTCCTCCTGGGGGTACTGGCCGAACGGGGCGGAGACCGGGTGGACTTCGTGGCCTTCGACCGCAGGACGCGGGCGCGGGCAGGCTCTGCCGGGCAGGGCACCATCCTCGGCCGGCTGGTCCAGGCCATGGCGCCCCTTGACGCCGAACTGATCGAGATGGACTGGCCCGCCGTCCCTGCGCAGATCCGGGCCGTATCCACGCACCGGTCCCTCGTGGTGCTGCTGACGTCACTGGACGGTGGAGCGTCGGAAGAGGGCCTGCTGCCGGTGGCCGAGCGGCTGGCCAGCCAGCATGTGGTGGTAGTGGCGGCCGTCCGCGACCCCCAACTGGGTGCCATGCTCAGGGAACGAAACGACGCCACCGGAGTCTTCCGCGCGGCAGCGGCTGAGCGGGCACTCCTGCAGCGTGCGGCGGTGACCGCGGAGCTGCGGCGCTATGGAGTGGAGGTGGTGGACGCCGAGCCCCACGAACTGCCGCCCCGGCTGGCGGACATGTACATCCGGCTCAAAGCTGCCGGTAGATTGTGAACCCGGAGACAGTCAGCCCCGCTTGGCACGAGGTCACAGGCAACAGGAGGTCCACTATATATGAGCGTCCCCATTTACCGGCAGGCCCTGGGCGCGGAGTTCTCCCGGCTGCAACCCGAGCTGCAGGAGTACTTCTCTCTGGCGCCGGGATCCGGGCACTACGGCGTGGGGGAAGGAACGTTCGACGTCGTCGGGTGCCGCCAGCGGTGGCTGCGCCCTCTGCTGCGCCTCACTGGGGGCGAAGAAGCTTTCTTTCCCGAGTACGGTGAAAACATCCCGTTCCGGATCGAGAACCATGCGCACCAGGATCCGTTCGGCCGTTCCAGCCTCACCGCCCGCCGCGAAATACGTTTCCCGGAACGCACCCGGCTTTTCCAGGACACCACCAGCGCCACCACCCGGACCGGCGCCACCCAGCTGGTGGACTACGTGGGACGGTACCGGCGCCTGGTAACTGACCTGAACCTCAGCGTCACCCTGGAAGGAAGGCTGCGCGGAGTATCAGAAGCTTCGCGGCTCTTCCTGGGCCCCCTCCGGGTACCCCTTCCGCCAGGCCTGGATGCCAAGGCCTATGCCGAACAGTGGTGGGACCCGGAGGAGGGCAGCAACGGGCGGCACCGCATCCAGGTGAAGGTCATCCAGCCGCAGATCGGCCTGGTCCTGGTGTACGCGGGTGCCTTCGACTACCGGCTGCGCCCCTACAGCGGCGGCAGTTCCGCGCAAAGCTACCTTCCCCGCTACGCGCAGCCGGAACGCTGGGAAAGCAGGGTCTAGCCCCTACCCCAGTACCTGCTGGTTGAGGCCGTCAGCCACCTGGGTAAGCCTGCCCAGGACCGCGGTGGCTTGCGTGGGTGTGAGGCCGGCCAGTCCTGCCGAGGGCGTCACCCGGGTGGCGGCCAGCAGCGACGCCGGAAGGCCCAACTGGCGCCAGGGACGCCATACGGACTCCACGCAGTCGGCAACCTTGGGCAGCGGCCCCCCAGACACCTCCAGGGCGCCTGCCCAAAACTGTTTCCCGGCCTCCACCGCACCGGCCACCTGCTCCCACTGGCGGTTCGTCAACGCCCTCAGCGGCAACGCAACGCCGTCGGCGCCGGCGGACAGGACCAGTTCGATCGGCGCCTCGATTTCCGGAAACGAAACCACCACGTCTGCGGCACCGGCTGCGCGCAGGGCATCCAGGACCAGCCGCCAGGACTCCCGTGCTTCCGATGCCGCCACCGCACGGAGTGTGCGGTAGCCGCTGGCGGTGGGTATGGTTCCGGCCAGCACGGCGGCAATGGCGGGCTCGTCCACCTGCACCACCAAGCGGGCACCCGGAACGGCTGCTGCCACCCGCGCGAGGTAACTGCCGGCTCCTGCTGCGAGGGAAGCGGCCAGGTCCCGCCGCGCGCCATGGTCCAGCAGCGCGCGCTCACCGTTGTGCAGGTACAGGCCTGCGGCAAGGCTCAGCGGGCCCACCAATTGCACCTTGAATTCAGCAGCGGAAACGTCTTCCGCCCCCGCCACGTCGGCAAGCACGTTCAAATCGGTGGAGAGCGCCGACGCGGCACGCCGCATGTCCTTGCCGGGCCGGTCCACAAGCCGCCATCCGTGGGGTTGGACATCCACCGCGAGTTCCTCCAGGAGGGAAGCGGTACGACCCAGCGCGTCGGAACCAACCCCGCGGTCCGGAAGCTCGGCCAGGAACGGCAGGTGCGGGCTGCCGAGCTCGCCCCGGATAATCCGGGTTGCCTCGAGCGGGTCCTCGCCCGGCCACGGACCCAGTGCCGTTGCCGTGACCTCCGCGGCTTCGTATGAAGGCCCCGCGGCCTCAGCCGCTGGCTCGCCGGACCCCCGTTGGTTCGGTTCCCGGCTCACGCCAGTGCGGAGGTCTGGGACTGTTGGCCGGAGGAAGCCTGGTGGTCCTCGGCGATGGCCTCGTGGTGGCGGATTACCTCGCCGATGATGAAGTTGAGGAACTTTTCGGCAAATGCCGGGTCAAGGTGCGCGTCCTCGGCCAGGCGGCGCAGGCGCGCGATCTGGGCGGCCTCCCGACCGGGGTCACCGGCGGGCAGGCGGTGGGTGGCCTTGAGGAAGCCGACTTTCTGGGTGGCCTTGAAGCGTTCAGCCAGGAGGTACACCAGCGTGGCATCAATGTTGTCAATGCTGGAGCGGATGGACAGCAGTTCAGCCATCACCGATTCGTCCACGTGGCCTGCCAGGGAACTGGCGGTGGGATCGAAATCATCGGAGCCAGGAGGGATGGGGTTGTGCTGCGTCATGGCTCCAGTCTATGGGAGCGGACGGAATCACCGCGGGTGTGAAGCGCCGGTGCCGGCAGCCTGCCGGCACCGGCGCTTCACTGCGTGACGCACTGCAGGGTCAGATGCCCAGGAGCGCCCGGTGCTCCTCCCGGCGTTTCGCTTGTTCGGCCGGGTCAGGAACGGGCAGGGATGCAATCAGCCGCCGCGTGTAGTCATGCTGCGGGTTGCCCATCACCTGGCTGCCGATCCCCTGCTCCACCAGCTTCCCCTTGTACAACACGCCAACCCAGGAGGACAGGATGTCCACCACCGCAAGATCGTGGCTGATGAAGAGGCAGCCGAACCCAAACTCCTCCTGAATGTCCCTGAACAGCTCCAGGACCTTCGCCTGCACCGAAACGTCCAGGGCCGACGTCGGCTCATCCGCTATCAGCAGCCGGGGGTTCAGGCTCAGGGCACGCGCCAGTGATGCCCGCTGCCGCTGGCCGCCGGACAGCTCGTGCGGGTAACGCCCCGCGTACGACGCCGGCAGCTGGACTGATTCGAGCAGCTCACCAACGCGCTTGCGCGCCTGGGCATCGCTTGGCCTCGTGTGGATGAGCATCGGCTCTGCAATGCACTCGCCAATGGTCAGCTGCGGATTGAAGGAGGCGGCCGGGTCCTGGAACACGAAGCCAATATCCTTGCGCAGCGGCTTGAAAGTGCGCTCGCGAAGATTCAGCATCTCGTAGCCCAACACCTTGAGGCTCCCGCCGGTGGTGCGGTTGAGCCCGGCGATGGCGCGGCCGATGGTGGTCTTTCCGGACCCTGACTCCCCCACGAGGCCAAACACCTCGCCCTTGGACAGGGTGAAACTGACACCATCCACGGCTTTGAAGGCGGGCGCCCCAAGCCGCCCCGGGTACTCGATCTCCAGGTTGTCGGCAGCCACCAGCACTTCCTCATCCTGGTGGCGGCGTTCGGTCAGGCCTGCCGACGCCGAGTTGCGGCCCAGGTGCGGCACCGCGGCAAGGAGGTTGCGGGTGTATTCCTGCCTTGGTTCGGCGAACAGCGTCTTCGCCGGAGCTTCCTCCACGACGTCGCCCTGGTACATCACCACCACACGGTCCGCCAGGTCAGCCACCACGCCCATGTTGTGCGTGATCAATACGATCGAGGTGCCGTACTTGTCCCGCAGGTCCCGGAGGAGTTCCAGGATTTCGGCCTGGACGGTGACATCCAGGGCGGTGGTGGGTTCGTCGGCAACAATGAGGCCGGGGTTCAGCGCCAGCGCCGCGGCGATCACCACCCGCTGCTTCTGCCCGCCGGAGAACTGGTGCGGGTAGTAGTTGACGCGGTGTTCGGGATCGGGGATGCCCACCTTGCGCAGGGCCTCGATGGCGCGGGCTTTGGCTTCCTTCGCGGACACCCGTCCCCCGCCGTTCGCTCCCGCATGGGCACGGATGCCTTCGGCGATCTGCCACCCCACCGTAAACACTGGGTTCAGGGCGGTGGACGGTTCCTGAAACACCATGGCCACGTCGCGGCCGCGGATCTGGCGCAGCCGCCCCGGGCTGAGGCTGATGACGTTGGCGCCGTTGATCAGCACCGCGCCCGAACTCACGGCAGTTTCCGGAAGCAGGCCCAGGATGGTTTTCGCGGTCACCGTTTTACCGGAGCCGGACTCGCCAACGATGGCCAGCACCTCGCCGGCCCTGACCTCCAGGCTGACATCCTTGACGGCGCGCACGTCACCGCCGTCCGTGGCGAACGTGACTTTCAGGTGGTCGATGTCCAGGACTGTTATACGGTCCTGGTCCTGCTGGTCTGACAGTGAACCAAGGTTTTCGCTCACGGGTTGCTCAATTCTGTTTCGGTGCCGGATCCGCCGGAAGCGGCCGGCGCAGCGCCAGTGCCCTTGCGTCCGCTGCGCTTGCGGCCGCGGAGGCGCGGATCGTTGAGGTCGTTAATGCTTTCGCCCACCAGCGTCAGCCCGAGGACTGTCCATACGATGGCCAGGCCGGGGAAAAGGCCCGTCCACCAGATCCCCGACGTGGTGTCCGCGAGCGCCTTGTTCAGGTCGAAGCCCCACTCGGCCGCAGAACTTGGTTCAATGCCGAAGCCCAGGAAGCCCAGGCCCGCCAGGGTCAGGATGGCTTCGGAGGCGTTGAGGGTGAAGATCAACGGCAGGGTGCGGGTGGCGTTGCGGTAGATGTGCCGGGTCATGATGCGGATGTTCGATGCGCCCACCACCTTTGCCGACTCCACGAAGGGTTCAGCCTTGAGCCGGATGGTCTCTGCCCTGATCACCCTGAAGTACTGCGGGATGAACACCACCGTGATGGAGATGGCCGCGGCCAGGATACCGCCGAACAGGCTGGACTGGCCGCCGCTGATGACGATGGCCATCACGATGGCAACCAGCAGTGACGGGAACGCGTAGATCGCGTCGGCCACCACCACGAGGACCCGGTCCAGCCACCCGCCGATGTAGCCGCTCACCAAACCGAGGATGACGCCCGCGAAAATGGAGAGGACCACGGCCACGATGATGACCAGCAGTGCCGTCTGGGTACCCCAGATGACGCGTGACAGGACGTCGTATCCACCCACGGTGGTGCCCAGGAGGTGTTTACCTCCCGGGGCCTGCTGGGTGGGGAAACTGCCGTCGGCGTCGGACAGCTGCGCGAAGCCGTAGGGCGCCAGCAATGGTGCGGCCAGCGCCGTGAGCAGGAAGATGCCGGTGAGGACCAGGCCCACCACCAGCATGAAACGCTGCAGGCCGACGCTCTTGTTGAAGTGCGACACTACCGGCAGCCGGCGGATGAAGGATGCCCGCGGGTTTGCGACGGGTTCGAGAGTGGTTTCTGCGGTCATGTCAGTACCTCACGCGGGGGTCGATCAGCGCGGCGATAATGTCCACGATGAAGTTGGTGACGGCGACGATGACTGCCAGCAGCACCACAATGCCCTGGACAGCCACGAAGTCGCGCGCCGTGAGGTAGTTGGCCAGCTGGAACCCGAGGCCCTTCCATTCGAAGGTC
This window of the Pseudarthrobacter defluvii genome carries:
- a CDS encoding DUF58 domain-containing protein, with translation MAVSGRFVALVLLGLVPVLLSPGWLTVLATAAVLAALLVADLVFAASLRRVSVVRAEPENVTLNRSMNAVLTVRNSGSRALRGSLRDGWQPSAGAQNPVQDIDVPAGEGRRYDVRLLPVRRGDLAAPHVTLRSFGPLRLAARQRTIECPGSVRVLPPFHSRRHLPSKLLKLRELDGKAAVQIRGAGTEFDSLRDYVRGDDVRSIDWRATARRSAVVVRTWRPERDRRVVMVLDTSRTSAARIGDETRLDTGIEAALLLGVLAERGGDRVDFVAFDRRTRARAGSAGQGTILGRLVQAMAPLDAELIEMDWPAVPAQIRAVSTHRSLVVLLTSLDGGASEEGLLPVAERLASQHVVVVAAVRDPQLGAMLRERNDATGVFRAAAAERALLQRAAVTAELRRYGVEVVDAEPHELPPRLADMYIRLKAAGRL
- a CDS encoding DUF4166 domain-containing protein, producing MSVPIYRQALGAEFSRLQPELQEYFSLAPGSGHYGVGEGTFDVVGCRQRWLRPLLRLTGGEEAFFPEYGENIPFRIENHAHQDPFGRSSLTARREIRFPERTRLFQDTTSATTRTGATQLVDYVGRYRRLVTDLNLSVTLEGRLRGVSEASRLFLGPLRVPLPPGLDAKAYAEQWWDPEEGSNGRHRIQVKVIQPQIGLVLVYAGAFDYRLRPYSGGSSAQSYLPRYAQPERWESRV
- a CDS encoding chorismate mutase → MTQHNPIPPGSDDFDPTASSLAGHVDESVMAELLSIRSSIDNIDATLVYLLAERFKATQKVGFLKATHRLPAGDPGREAAQIARLRRLAEDAHLDPAFAEKFLNFIIGEVIRHHEAIAEDHQASSGQQSQTSALA
- a CDS encoding ABC transporter ATP-binding protein, with translation MSENLGSLSDQQDQDRITVLDIDHLKVTFATDGGDVRAVKDVSLEVRAGEVLAIVGESGSGKTVTAKTILGLLPETAVSSGAVLINGANVISLSPGRLRQIRGRDVAMVFQEPSTALNPVFTVGWQIAEGIRAHAGANGGGRVSAKEAKARAIEALRKVGIPDPEHRVNYYPHQFSGGQKQRVVIAAALALNPGLIVADEPTTALDVTVQAEILELLRDLRDKYGTSIVLITHNMGVVADLADRVVVMYQGDVVEEAPAKTLFAEPRQEYTRNLLAAVPHLGRNSASAGLTERRHQDEEVLVAADNLEIEYPGRLGAPAFKAVDGVSFTLSKGEVFGLVGESGSGKTTIGRAIAGLNRTTGGSLKVLGYEMLNLRERTFKPLRKDIGFVFQDPAASFNPQLTIGECIAEPMLIHTRPSDAQARKRVGELLESVQLPASYAGRYPHELSGGQRQRASLARALSLNPRLLIADEPTSALDVSVQAKVLELFRDIQEEFGFGCLFISHDLAVVDILSSWVGVLYKGKLVEQGIGSQVMGNPQHDYTRRLIASLPVPDPAEQAKRREEHRALLGI
- a CDS encoding ABC transporter permease; amino-acid sequence: MTAETTLEPVANPRASFIRRLPVVSHFNKSVGLQRFMLVVGLVLTGIFLLTALAAPLLAPYGFAQLSDADGSFPTQQAPGGKHLLGTTVGGYDVLSRVIWGTQTALLVIIVAVVLSIFAGVILGLVSGYIGGWLDRVLVVVADAIYAFPSLLVAIVMAIVISGGQSSLFGGILAAAISITVVFIPQYFRVIRAETIRLKAEPFVESAKVVGASNIRIMTRHIYRNATRTLPLIFTLNASEAILTLAGLGFLGFGIEPSSAAEWGFDLNKALADTTSGIWWTGLFPGLAIVWTVLGLTLVGESINDLNDPRLRGRKRSGRKGTGAAPAASGGSGTETELSNP